AATCAATTCAGACCACCGAAAGCTACATACTCACAAAACTCCCTTCAGTAACGTGCTTTGGAATTATGCCCCTGTTGGCCTAGAAAGACTTGAAGAAGTGGTGCAAGGAAACTTCCTATTGTAATGACTGAGAAATCATGATTTaataggtctgggatggggctggATATCTGGATTTTTAAGAAGCTTTCCACAGATGTGCACTGAAGGCTGAAAGTCGCCCCATTTTACGTAAGGTGGAAGGGACCTTCAGATTATTGTCCTGTTATTATATACCGTGTCCCCTCTTAAACAAGATCCACGGGAGAAATTTCGCTTAGGCCTCATCCCTGAGCAAAGGTGATGTTTACCAACACTGTGGAACCTGTTGCCAAAGCTGCAGCTCCCTGCTAACAACTGGCCCGGAGGAGGAGGCAGTGTGCGTGCGGTGCGAACGGCACCGGCTTCGACCCGAGGCCGGGTTTAAAGCCCAGCACTACGCAGGTGCGTCATCGTTTTCTCTGCCGTAGAACGAAGGTGTCGTGAGAGCTCACGAGACAAACGTGAGAAATGCCCGCGACGCCAAGTGCGAGGCCGGTGGTCCGGCCGGTCCGAGCCCGACAGCGCAGTGGCATGACACAGGGTTTTCCTACCGCTGCGCCTTCCTGCCTCCTAGCTCCCACTCTCCATGCCGGGACTCCCCTCCCCGGTCTGGCCCTTTAGGGCCTCGGAAGCCCCCGCCGACGCCGGCCGGACCTCGGCGCCTTCCCGTCCGCGGCCCTGGCCGCCCACGGCCCCGAGCGCCCGCTTCAGGCGCTCGGTCGCGCCAGGCCCCGGGAGGCGCCGTCCGCGGCGGGCTCACCTGCAGGCGGTGGCTCTTGACCAGGTGCATGTTGAGCGCGGGACTGTTGGGCAGGATCTTGCCGCAGCCGCGCACCGTGCACAGGATGTTGGTCCGCACGGCCCGAGACAGCTCGCTCACCGACGGCTGGATGAGCTCCCGGGCCGGCGGCGCCGCACCCGCAGGCTGTTGCCTCGCCGCCGTGGGTCGCGGCCGGCTGCCCCTCAGCCGCCCGGGGGGATCCCACGGGCCAGAGGCGGCAGCGGCTCCCCTCGCGGCCGCCGGGACGGCCGCGGCGCCCAAGGCCAGAGCCgctggccccgccgccgccgccgcctcagaGGCCGCCATGGCTCCCGCACCTCAGCCCGGACTGCTAGGACGCCCCGCCTCCCGCCGCAGCGACTTCCGGAAGGGGGCGGGGCCTCTCGGCTCATTAGCATCCGGCGGGGCCCGGGCGGCCGCGGCGTCGTGTGCGGGAGGCGGAGAGCGCGTCTGCCATGAGCCACCACCAGAAGAGGCGGGCGGGTTACGAAACTTCACAGGGGTTCCTGGGGACAGGTAGGACGTATTGGTCCCGCTGGTCCATTATTCGCCTTCCTAGAAATCTGACCTCGGGCCACAATTGGATAGAAGAAAAAGCAATGCGTTCAGAACTTTACTTCCCAAAGattggaaataacccaagtgttCAAGGAGGAGAGGCGAGAGTATGTGAATTACAACTATCTGTTTACCAGACACTGGGGAATGCACTTTTCATTCAGTATCTCATTTTGTCCTCAAAACAGACCTAGCAGGTACGTACTGTAAGTTTTCCCCCATTTGCAGAGAAGTAAGTAACTAGCCCGAGGTCACATTATACAAACAAGAGGATTGTTATAATTGACAGAGTTAATCATTTTAGGGAGGGTAGATTTACTTGTCTGTATTTTAACTGATGAAATTTGATTACTGTTTGGGGGACAGTGTAGCTCAGAGGAGGGTTACAAAACCTAAGTTGGAAGAGGGACCACCAGATAGGTCATTTAAATGAGTGTAGGAGGCCAGGTGTAGTCAAAAGGGAGGGGTGAGGACTGCAGTGGAATGGGAGTTACATCCTTTGTTTAAAGGGGGCAGCGGCTACTACTCGTCTTTGGTATTGCCggatttatttttcaagatttttatgtgaaaacttCCAGCTTTTATATATTAGCAgctctatttgttttctattgctgcaataacaaattaccacaaacctggtggcctgaaacaacacagatttgttatcttacagttctggaggtcagaagtctgaaatgagtctACTAGGtgaagatcaaggtgtcggcatgGCTGCATTTCTTCGGGAGGCTCTGTGGAAGAATCTGTttacttgccttttccagcttctccaAGTCATTAATGGTGAGTTGAGGCTTCTTCACATCactctgatttcttcagtagTCAGGTCTCCCTCTGCTCTCTTCTATTCCTCTTCCACTTttgaggacccttgtgattacactgggtccATCCAGGAAATCCGGGATAACCTccccatctgcaaagtccttttgtTTTGTAAAGTAACAGATTTACatattccagggattaggatgtggacctCTTTGAGAAGGGTACTATTCTGCTTCACAGTAACGAATTCTGTATTAAAAAGTACTGTGGGCCCCAAATCCCCCACATCTGTGTGAGAGATAGCATCCACGGGCTATTGTTTCTTCCAGCACAGTGTCCAAGAGGGCAGGCTCTGGAGGCCAACTGCCTGGGGTTAATGTGGGCTCAGTCACTTACTAGCTAGTACTAAGCTTTGGTATTCACGTCGATAGAGTGAGGCTAGTAATGCCACCTGCCTTATgggattattatgaaaataagacAAAGCGTATAAAATACTTGGCACAGCGCCTgccacagagtaagtgctcagtaaacattagctctttttcatttctggagACCCTACCTAATGTGCAGTAAATTCCTTTGGCCTAGAGATCCTTGGATCTGCATTTACTGCTCCATCTGATCCCACAACTGCGTCTGAATGGCGTATGTGGCTCTGGACCGTCAAGCACATACCAGGTAAGCATTCCCTGTATCTCATTTCCTGAAGCAGAAGCCTCTGTCTGGGAGGGCTGCAGGATGCAGCCTCAAGTGATTCCACTGTAGGCTGGGTAATactgggttggccagaaagtccCTTCGggtttttttgtaacatcttacagaaaaacccaaagggactttctggccaacccaatatgatTAGTGTCCTTCTCGTTCAGGCTCTCATTGTACATCCCTGCAAAGCACCAGAAAGGGCTGTGAGCCTGTGGGAAACCATCCCAGGAACCTGCAGGGCCTCTGTGCAGACCTAATGTGGGCATTCAGGCACTGAGTAGAAGTGCCTACCATGTGTGTGCACGTAGGAACAGATGCTCTAAACCATGACTGTGGTCTACaaaaaaaataagcattattAAGCCCCTACAGACTCAGTGCCTCACTCTGAGATAAATGAAGTGTCTAAGCCATTTGCTAATTAAATCTAAACaaatatatttcacataaaatacCTATTGGTATTGGTATAGACAATACCAATACACTATATTGGTATAAAGCATTGTTTAGCCTCTTCTGATTGTGTTTATATCTGTATATTAAGCCTCTTTTTGATTTTCATCAGAAGTAACTGATATACCAGTttttaaatatctcatttaaattggtgtttttctcctctgctttGGCCACTGGCTAACGCcatccaaattttcccttttattctagCAGTTGAGGAGGCACTTGTATGTTCTTATGTGGTAATCTTACCTCTAGTTTTATTTTGTCCTCCTATTCTTTTTCTGTCCTTCATTTGCCCAGATTTCCTCACCTTTTGATTTTATCATAATTGTAACATATGTTGTTATCACCCCAAATCCTTTGTGGATCAAGATAGGGAGTAGATTTTAAAGTGTTATTGTAAAAGGACATGCGATTTAGTGATGATCACTGAAGGATTTTCACCAAAAGTGACCGATACACCcgtttttaaatatctttattcacAAACCTGTATATTATCTGTCAGTTGGAATGCCATATGTATGATAAAATAGATGAGAAGTATCATATTTACaatgaaatcattattttatatagcTGAATCAACTGATAGGCTACCTCCTGCAATAATAACTTAATGGGCCCAATTCTACCTTTTGAATGGACCAATTTTATGATTCTCCTGGAAAGTTTTGGGTTGGGTATAGTTTCTTGTTGCTTCTTTCTGTGATCCAAGGCTTAAGAGAAAATCCCTGGAAACCAGCAACTGGAACCAGACCTCTCCAGGATTGAGGAGAGATAGgagtgagaaaaaaagacatcCTGTCACATCTTAAAAGTCCCACAACTGCTATGCTTTGCAGGAGGAGAAAAGAATCAGTCCCAAGAATTATACTGAACATTTCTAAATCGTCTACAtcaaggattaatctctaaaacaaGTTTGCAGATAGAAGCTATCCAGCTAGTCATTATAAAATGCATATGCAATACAGTCAAGGATGCTGTGCTTACAAAACCATATACATCTTATTtatctctaattttaaaataattcattcccTTATTGGGTATGCAAGTGAGCAATGGAGAAAGTGGTGCATCTGCAatacctgaaattaaaaaaaaaaaaaaaaagaaagaaaagaaaagaaaatgaaaataatcacagGGACAACGATTTGAGTCAGTTTAAAAATGACCAAGATTAGAGGGTGGATCATGGACCCCAATTAAGTGAAGCAGAATATGCAAAACAGGGCATGATGGGATAGCAGACGAGAGCCATGAGAAAGCTCAGGGGCAATTAGTCAGCAAAGAGAGGGTCGAATGTAGTATGTTGTTAATTCTTCTGGCTGATGAAGTATGCTGACTACTTACCGGCTGGTGCTAAGGATTTCAGTGCTTCCAGAAGATGGGGGCTAGAGAACTTAACCAGGCACCGGAGGGGTTCTTCTCTCTCAGCCAGGATGCCCCCATTTAGGTCACTTTTGAATTTCGTTTCAAGCTGTCAacagatatatttttaagtgacgATTAAATATATCAGTTGCAAtggcaaaatataaagaaataggaTTATGTATTTCACTAATTCTTGTTATCAAGAAACACAGGGACTGATGGGGGTGGGAACCATTTAATTTGCTAATTGCAAATGTTGAGGGCAACCAGTATATCCAACAATATCACATGCAAAAAGCCAAGCgtgcacagtgcctgacacacaggagACCTTGCATGTCAGTTCCGCCCTCAGATGCCCTTTACCTGAGCATTAGGTTTGCATTCTTAATGGAAAATGAGCACTGTTTTTTGTAATCTGTCATTTCAATGTAAAAATGTCATGTATTTTGAGTCACTACCGCAGTTTAACTTCTTATTATAGAAGATttagaaaacatacaaaagtgAGGAGCGCAGTGTAATGAGTCCCCACGTGCACATCACCCAGCTGAAACAATGACTGGTCTTGTTCCATCCATTACTCGACCTTCTGTTCCCTACTGCCCACCCCCACTGGATTATTTCGAAGCAAATCCAAGACACCATAGTGTCCCACCTGCAAATATTTCAATGTATCTAAGAGAGTCCTAAAAAGGACTCTTTTTCAAAACTTCACCCCCATCACATTACCACacctaaaaatattaataacagttCCTTCATATCATCAAATATATAAGTACTTTTACTTCAGTAGGTACTTGGCTCTTAGattctaacttcatttttttaacttaaaatgatCCTTAAAATTTAGAGACAGaatgctgaaatatttagaggGTGAGTAATGTCTGCAACTAATTCAAATGGttcagaataaagaaagagaaagaaagaaagcagatgtggcaaaatgttaatgatTAGTAAATTTTGAAACAAAGGGGAAATGAATGCTCATTGTAATATTCTTGCATGTTTTCTGAAGGtttgacatttttcaaaatagaaaaggTAGGGAAAAATTAGTAGCAGGTATAAATAAATGTGTGCCTTGACTTATAGAATAGACCCATTCTAAGATGTGTATAAAGAGAAGTTTTATGGACTAAATCTTATGTATCCTACATCAGTGGTTCTCTGCAGAATCGGCTAGAGGGCTTGTGAAGACAGATGTCTGGGACCCACCTCCAGAGTCCGTGATCCAGTAGGACTAGAATGGGGCCAAGAACCTGCATTTCTTACCCATATTCCCAGCTGAGGCTGAttctgctggtccagggaccacattttgagaatgaCTGTCTTAAGAGTGTGAGCTGTTCAAAAGAAATGGGTTGAAACCTGCCATTCAGGGAGCATAACTTGAAAGGTGTCAGTCAACTTTTCCCactaaaaacaaatcaaatcaaaCAGGCACTGGGCCTGAGTGAGCAGATCAATGGTAGACTTAAAGTGTGGTCCGTAGCTGCAGAAGGTTCCTTCTAAGCAGAAAGAATTTTATTGGAAGGTTTGAGGGGAGCGGGTGTTAGGAGTATGAGCATGAGTATTAGACTAGGGTGATCATGATATAAAGCCTTGAATTCTTCTAATGGTGGCCATGGGCTTGCCCCCCACCTGGCTTTCCTGGTGGGCAAGCTTCTGGAACGAGCCAGGTTTGCAGGCTGCTGGGTTTTCTCCACGTGATGCCAACTGGGCTTTGTAATGACTTAtttactcactcttttatttaataagtatttatgaGCACTGACCATGTGCAAGCATTGTTCTAGGTGTGGGTGggctagaaaggtataacctaccttttttttttttttctcaaaaatacaGATCACAGCTGGTTATACATAACTGAATTAATATGAAAggtgaaatgaaaaggcaaattcAAAATTTCCAAAGGTCTCCTTTGCAACAGAGGAACTTACTAAATATGATAAAGAAGTCTATTTTAACTCATAAACTTATTATACAGCATTAAAGTGACAAATGAATGAGAGACAGTTTCTTAGATCTGTTTTCCACTTacagttttagttctttttaaaaaatattgataacttGTAGTTAGTTTATAGCAGTGTCCTACCTTATATTGTGCAAATTCTAGTCTTGGTTGTGGATAGTCTCCAAAAATTTCTTGAGTCACTCTCTGgactctctctttttctattttgttttcatgaATGATCCTTGAATCCACTACAGATGGAAGATTTCAAGAGAAACAGctgttatatatttaatattattataatattatatattttatatatgttaatatatttcaTCCATAAAGTTGATCCTTTCATTCCTAACCTTTCAACTTGcttgtataacttaaaaataatgtttactgTTTCTTCTCGATTGTAATAATTTCTTATTGTTGAAAAGCTGGAAAGTATAGGctggtaagagaaaataaaaatcacccataattccACCACACAGAGATAagtactgttaacattttaatctATTTGTCTAACCCTTTTTTCAGTGAATAaaaagatatgtattttttaaactgggattataaaatacacacaattttgtatcctgctttctTTACTTAACATAAAATCAATAGCAGTTCTTATGCCATTGGAAAGTCATAAATATGTTTAGttcataatggctgtaccatttcatTTTATTGCCAAATCACTGCCAAGAGAGaggaacattttcatttttataaatctatattGTACCCCATCACTTTTCTGAACTTTCTGATCCACATTAGTAGTTTCATACTCTATTGTCTTGGGTTTTCTAGGAAAGGACTCATGTCACCTGTGAGTACCAACAGCGTAACAATTCTGATTACAGGCGCACCTCAGAGATAAGCGGGTGCAGTTATATAcaactgcaataaagtgagtcacatgaagtttttagtttcccagtgcatataaaagttatgtttatattgTACTAcagtctattaaatgtgcaacaGTATTATGTCTAAAAggacaatgtacataccttatttaaaaagtactttattgctaaaaaatgctaaccatcatctgagccctcagggagttgtaatctttttgcaatagtaacatcaaagatcactgatcacagatcaccataacaaatataataataatgaaaaagtttgaaatattgtgagaattacaaaaatgtgacacagagacatgaaatgagcaaatgctgttggaaaaatgccGCCGAGAGATTTGctcaacgcagggttgccacaaaccttcaatttgtaaataacGCAATACCTGCGAGATGCAATAAAGTACTCAGGAAGCATTAAGAGCCTGGGCTCCAGGCTCAGATTCGGATTTCACTCCTGGCTTTGCCGATTCCTAGCTATGTGATTTTGCCTCacaagttactaaacctctctgaaaCCCAGTTTCCTGATGAAAAGAGCTTGTTCATGGGACTGCtgtgaagaaataggaaatgacTCATATAAACACCTTagtatggtgcctggcacagaagaaaTGCTCAACAACtgttagttaatttttgtttttgttgtgatTATTATTAGATGCCAGTCTAGTAAATTCTAAAAGAGATTATGGTAGCTTAGCTGCCCCACTtcaacagaaatttaattttcaattttctgaaaacaGTAAATACTTTTGAATCACAATCCTGGTACATAAATGTTTTCCTGGGTGACagaaatctgaaaaggaatgtCCTTCCAAATTTCAGTTTTATCTTAAAACACACATACTATTTATATCTAGCCCAAGGCTTCTTTCTTGTAGAGGTGTAGTAGAGTTGTGAGTTTCAAAggtctaggaaaaagaaaaaagaaaaaagtgaatgttttcctaattttatcaCCTTGAAGTATAGATATTAATTGGTTTTAATGTACAAAAGTATGGCAAATCTTATCTTTAGTTTTTCCCAACACAAAGATTTGAGGCCATTTGCATACTGAGTTGAGCATTTCTCCTAGAGCGATGTTGGCAGAGAATGCCAGCAACATGGCTGCTTTGTTTGAGGAGCTCTGTACCTTGTTAACGTGAAAAATGGATCTGGAAGAAGTATAGCTGGTGAGTGCaaaagctagaggaatcagaGGCAGCATTTACAATGTGATGTTTCAGCTTTATATCTATGTCTTTATAACTGTAAAAAATTTGCTGAGATTCCTTATCGAAAAGTAACTTTCCTATTGTAAGTCTGAACCTCTCAGACCCCTTCGCTTACTTTCCCCACTGAAGccattgtttttataattaagtGTTTGACAATATGAATTTTCCCAGAAATGCAACTGTCATAGGAGAACCATTGATAGCAATTTGGTAGGAGGGTGGTAGGTAAGAGGGGGGGGCTGCTGTGGGAGAAAATCATTATCTAACTTCTTAATGTTAGATTTTTTCCTTAAAGAGTAGCTTGCAGAGAGCCATCACTTCTTTCTACTTAGAACAGATGAAAATACATAAGTATAACATACCTAAGGGCTCAAAGATATACACAGAGCCTTAACAATCCTATAGGAGTCTGAACATATGAGCACACAGATGccatgcagaggaaaaaaaaaaaaatccctgagccTGGGAGCAAGGCCAGATCCGTTCTTATCATTAAAGGGGAACAATGCGTTCAAATAATTTTGACAAATAAATTGTGGGACTTAATAAACCAATGCCTTCTCCTTTACTTCCAACTCCTGTATCAGCTGCTTGACTGATGGGACAAAAAAATCTGCTTCTCTCTTGCAGAACAGAATATAATCAGCTTCAAAAGACAGTGTCAAGTTACtctgaagagaaaataaattctgaTTGGAATAGATGATTTGGAAACGGGGACCTATAACATAGACCCCAATGACTAACGGGCAGTATAAAATACAACGCAACTATAAAAAGATGAGAGTGAGAAATTATATTGTTTCCTTTCATGTTAACTGAAAACTTTCTGCACTTCAGGGATATCTGACATGATCTCCTGTCACTGGAGGTAGACTTTCCCACCTGCTCAGCTTCTAAATTATgtgtgaaagagaaaatggagactTAACTTTAAATAGTCACTGATGGGCTCACCTGATTATACTGTTTAAAAACAATAGCCTTAAGAGAGTCCAGATACCGGCTTCTGAGGTCCATTTTCACAATCTGATGGTGTTTGCTAGCAATTGTCAGTGCCTTGAAGGGAAAATTAGCAAGACTATTAGCATTACTGTGTCTATCTCTGTATTTACAATACTTGTTCAGGAAAAAATCCAGAACAATTAAATCTCATGGCCTGTTACTTAGCTTGAAAAACGAAAACAGGGGCTAATGGCATTAAGATTCTCACAAATGCAAGGTCTTTTGTAATACCATTTTTAGAAAAGtgatcctgtttattttttttatttaaaaaaaaatatatttttaaaattcttggctGCACcaagcagcatgtgggatcttagttccccaaccagggatggaatccgtgccccttgcagtggaagcacggactcttaaccactggaccgccagggaagtcccaaagcgaTCCTGTTTAAAGTTAGGaattataataaatgaaattcagaGTTAAGAATAAACAGTGACTACTCAAATGTTACCATTATTTATTACTAGTCATTAATACTACGACACTGCCATACAAAAATGCAAATGTGTATGTACGCTCTAGGacaaattttgaagaaaaaagtgCAAATTAAATGCAACTTATAAAAGCTTCCCATCGTCTGGGGAAATAAGTTGGAAGACTGAAACAGAATTAGTAGCATAAGGTATTTACCTGGAACTAGAGGGTAGAAATAGGTTTGCCTTAAGATACACATTAGAAAAGAACATTAGCTTTTGGGGCGATGTTTAAACTAGGTGGGATATGGTGGACTCACCTGGCTGTCAGTGGATGGAAAACCACTGTTTATTGTGGAGGAAGAGACTCCAGAGTCTCTTCCTGGAGAGACTAAAGGAGAGTTAAGTGTTAGAAAGAAACAGAAGTGAGCAGCAGTAGCAATCCttctgccatttcagtaaacaccTCAGGAAATTAAATGACAAGTCCGCCTGCCTGGAGGACTTGGTGTTCTACTCGGCACTAGAGATGATGCAGCCAGGACGGCAGAGCTGCTTATCTACAGTCAGCTCTGGAACCAACTGAAGCACCATTGTAGTTGTGAATGTTAGGACGGTGGAAGCAGCAGCAGTTGCCAGGCTAATTTAGGGAGGGCTTATTTGGGGGAAGATGCTAGGAAGCCTGTGATACCAAAGGCAGAGCCATAAACAGAAGCAGGCTCTGACCAGGGGACCATCTTCTGTTAAAGCACTCCTCTTGTGTACGCAATGTGGGGAAGATGGTTACAAATGAAAGTAATGTTCATTAATAGGCAAATGATGAGGTCATGAAAATGTAGTGAGGTACATTCATATGTAACCTCATTGAAATGTTCTGTTAAGTTagaaaaagcaaattacagaCCCTATGTACCAGCGTGGTTTTTGTAATAAAACATCTTCTGAAAGGAAATAGCAGAACTGTTAAAAGCAGTTATTTTGGGTGAGTGGGATTGTGCAGAAGGGTATGGAGTCTTAAAAGACTGTTCAGAGACTTCTATGTTGGTTGGATTTTTACCTTGATTGTGTACTACTTCTCAATTACAAGACAGTAATGATGAGTTCTAAACCAGTGCTTATGCTGTGCTCCCACTTGTAGAATAATAACACTTTCTGCTTCTTATTTTAGGAGATCAAGAATTACAggtggtatttttttatttggctgtgccgtgcagcatactggatcttagttccctgaccacggactgaacctgtgccccatgcagtggaagcgtggagtgttaaccactggaccgccaaggaagtccccctaCAGGTCGCATTTTATATCAAATGATATTGAGCAGTTTAAACCTACACGGACCTGAGATAAGGATAATACAGAGTTATAGCTTATAGTAATTGGTTCCATACCTGACCCAGAAGGGGTAGATTGCTTTTCAGTTGGGAGGAAGAAGTGAAGGCATATGGAGTTTGGGAATAATACACCACGTAAGAAGGTTTGTACTGGTTTGGCTTTCTATACTGTGTTCCCCAGGCAATTCGAATCCATACTGCATTCTCCTCAGCGTCTCTGAAGCTGACTGtcaccttatttaaaaaaaaaaaaagatgttaagttTCCTAATTAAAATCTCTTGTGGCACCAACAACAGGTGATTTTTAGGGATGAAGAATGTTACTATAATCTTGCACACCGGCTGAGATCTGGCAGTCTTTTCGcctacgtttttttttttttttggctgtgccgtgaggcatgcaggatcttagttccccagccagggattgaagccatg
This region of Balaenoptera acutorostrata chromosome 19, mBalAcu1.1, whole genome shotgun sequence genomic DNA includes:
- the CENPN gene encoding centromere protein N isoform X2; translated protein: MRREPAGDVGRRTILKIPMTEMMTILKTWNFLSENQLQTINFRQRKDSLVQDLVLLCEENRASLKDAALLDIIYTQFHRHQKVWDVFQMSKGPGEDIDLFDMEQFKSSFKKILKRALKNVTVSFRDAEENAVWIRIAWGTQYRKPNQYKPSYVVYYSQTPYAFTSSSQLKSNLPLLGQALTIASKHHQIVKMDLRSRYLDSLKAIVFKQYNQTFETHNSTTPLQERSLGLDINMDSRIIHENKIEKERVQRVTQEIFGDYPQPRLEFAQYKLETKFKSDLNGGILAEREEPLRCLVKFSSPHLLEALKSLAPAGIADAPLSPLLTCIPNKGMNYFKIRDK
- the CENPN gene encoding centromere protein N isoform X4 gives rise to the protein MRREPAGDVGRAKEMDETVSEFFRRTILKIPMTEMMTILKTWNFLSENQLQTINFRQRKDSLVQDLVLLCEENRASLKDAALLDIIYTQFHRHQKVWDVFQMSKGPGEDIDLFDMEQFKSSFKKILKRALKNALTIASKHHQIVKMDLRSRYLDSLKAIVFKQYNQTFETHNSTTPLQERSLGLDINMDSRIIHENKIEKERVQRVTQEIFGDYPQPRLEFAQYKLETKFKSDLNGGILAEREEPLRCLVKFSSPHLLEALKSLAPAGIADAPLSPLLTCIPNKGMNYFKIRDK
- the CENPN gene encoding centromere protein N isoform X1 — its product is MRREPAGDVGRAKEMDETVSEFFRRTILKIPMTEMMTILKTWNFLSENQLQTINFRQRKDSLVQDLVLLCEENRASLKDAALLDIIYTQFHRHQKVWDVFQMSKGPGEDIDLFDMEQFKSSFKKILKRALKNVTVSFRDAEENAVWIRIAWGTQYRKPNQYKPSYVVYYSQTPYAFTSSSQLKSNLPLLGQALTIASKHHQIVKMDLRSRYLDSLKAIVFKQYNQTFETHNSTTPLQERSLGLDINMDSRIIHENKIEKERVQRVTQEIFGDYPQPRLEFAQYKLETKFKSDLNGGILAEREEPLRCLVKFSSPHLLEALKSLAPAGIADAPLSPLLTCIPNKGMNYFKIRDK
- the CENPN gene encoding centromere protein N isoform X3, coding for MDETVSEFFRRTILKIPMTEMMTILKTWNFLSENQLQTINFRQRKDSLVQDLVLLCEENRASLKDAALLDIIYTQFHRHQKVWDVFQMSKGPGEDIDLFDMEQFKSSFKKILKRALKNVTVSFRDAEENAVWIRIAWGTQYRKPNQYKPSYVVYYSQTPYAFTSSSQLKSNLPLLGQALTIASKHHQIVKMDLRSRYLDSLKAIVFKQYNQTFETHNSTTPLQERSLGLDINMDSRIIHENKIEKERVQRVTQEIFGDYPQPRLEFAQYKLETKFKSDLNGGILAEREEPLRCLVKFSSPHLLEALKSLAPAGIADAPLSPLLTCIPNKGMNYFKIRDK